The following proteins come from a genomic window of Nitrospirota bacterium:
- a CDS encoding alcohol dehydrogenase catalytic domain-containing protein, whose protein sequence is MRAAMYYNNRDIRVEEMPVPQVGAGEVLMRIMSSGICGSDIMEWYRIHKAPLVLGHEVAGEIAEVGEGVTQYKAGDRISASHHVPCNTCHYCLNGHATVCETLRKTKFYPGGFCEYVLLPSINVDRGIYLLPDEVSFEEGSFVEPLACVLRGQRLMCIHPGNSVLVVGSGISGILHINLARALGAGRIIATDISEFRLESARGFGADHAIDARDFSTDYLRDINDGRLADVVIICTGAKSAIEQGLQSVERGGRVLFFAATDKGVTIPISFNDFLFRNEVTLASSYAGDRADHITALELIRSKRVNVRDMITHRFSLEDTVKGFAHVIDGKNSIKVIIAPQK, encoded by the coding sequence ATGCGCGCTGCAATGTATTACAACAACCGGGATATCCGCGTTGAAGAGATGCCGGTACCGCAGGTCGGCGCCGGCGAAGTGCTTATGAGGATCATGTCGAGTGGTATCTGCGGCAGTGATATCATGGAGTGGTACCGGATTCATAAGGCGCCGCTTGTCCTTGGCCATGAGGTTGCAGGTGAGATTGCCGAAGTGGGTGAGGGGGTTACTCAATACAAGGCCGGAGACAGGATATCTGCGTCACACCACGTCCCGTGTAATACCTGCCACTACTGTCTTAATGGCCACGCTACTGTTTGTGAGACACTTCGGAAAACCAAATTTTATCCAGGCGGTTTCTGCGAGTATGTCCTTCTGCCTTCGATCAATGTTGACCGTGGGATATATCTCCTGCCGGATGAGGTTTCCTTTGAAGAGGGGAGCTTTGTTGAACCGCTGGCCTGTGTCCTTCGTGGACAAAGACTTATGTGTATTCATCCCGGGAACAGTGTCCTTGTTGTAGGCAGCGGAATATCAGGAATACTCCATATAAACCTCGCAAGGGCTCTTGGTGCAGGGAGGATAATTGCAACCGACATATCTGAATTCAGGCTGGAGTCTGCAAGAGGCTTTGGTGCAGATCACGCTATAGATGCAAGGGACTTTTCTACGGATTATCTCAGGGATATCAATGACGGCAGGCTTGCGGATGTTGTAATTATCTGTACCGGCGCAAAGAGTGCGATTGAACAGGGTCTTCAATCGGTGGAGCGAGGCGGCAGGGTATTATTCTTTGCCGCTACCGATAAAGGTGTGACTATCCCGATATCGTTTAATGATTTTCTGTTCCGTAATGAAGTAACGCTTGCCAGCTCTTATGCAGGAGACCGGGCGGACCACATAACAGCCCTTGAATTGATAAGAAGCAAAAGGGTCAATGTTCGTGATATGATAACACATAGGTTCAGTCTTGAAGATACAGTCAAAGGCTTTGCACATGTAATTGACGGCAAGAATTCAATTAAAGTAATTATAGCGCCGCAGAAATAA
- the lsrF gene encoding 3-hydroxy-5-phosphonooxypentane-2,4-dione thiolase → MDWGMKNRLAQIIKPNGRCMFMPIDHGYFQGPTSKLEKPGETIKPLLPYSDALFVTRGVLRASVDPGNSIPIILRVSGGTSMVGNDLANEGITTSIKEAVRLNAAAVGMSVFIGSEYERQTLLNLGQLVNEAEEYGIPVMAVTAVGRELEKRDARYLGLCCRIAAEIGAKVVKTYWCEDFDKVVNGCPVPVVIAGGPKVDTEKEVFEFVHDGMQRGAIGINLGRNIWQSPHPVPMIKALRHIIHENGTVEGAVEVFNSAMKK, encoded by the coding sequence ATGGATTGGGGGATGAAAAATCGTTTAGCACAGATTATTAAACCGAACGGCAGGTGTATGTTTATGCCTATTGATCATGGATATTTCCAGGGCCCGACTTCAAAACTTGAAAAACCGGGTGAGACTATCAAGCCTCTCCTTCCATACAGCGATGCCTTGTTTGTGACCAGGGGTGTATTGCGTGCAAGTGTGGACCCGGGCAACTCAATACCTATCATCCTGAGGGTATCCGGCGGAACCAGCATGGTTGGAAATGACCTGGCCAATGAGGGGATAACCACTTCTATTAAAGAGGCGGTGCGTCTTAACGCTGCTGCAGTCGGTATGTCGGTCTTTATCGGGAGCGAGTATGAACGCCAGACATTGCTTAATCTGGGTCAGCTTGTAAACGAAGCAGAGGAGTATGGCATCCCTGTCATGGCAGTGACAGCCGTTGGAAGAGAGCTTGAGAAACGTGATGCCCGTTACCTCGGTCTCTGCTGCAGGATTGCTGCTGAGATCGGGGCAAAGGTCGTTAAAACATACTGGTGCGAGGATTTCGATAAGGTGGTTAACGGCTGTCCTGTCCCTGTAGTCATAGCAGGTGGACCAAAAGTGGATACAGAGAAAGAGGTATTCGAATTCGTCCACGACGGCATGCAGAGAGGCGCTATTGGTATAAATCTGGGAAGAAACATCTGGCAAAGCCCGCATCCGGTGCCGATGATCAAGGCGCTGCGCCATATTATCCATGAGAATGGCACAGTGGAAGGGGCAGTTGAAGTCTTCAACAGTGCTATGAAGAAATAA